The following proteins come from a genomic window of Dermacentor albipictus isolate Rhodes 1998 colony chromosome 8, USDA_Dalb.pri_finalv2, whole genome shotgun sequence:
- the LOC139049206 gene encoding uncharacterized protein, protein MLRDRQVCGVRSETLQRRLLAEPELTFATAREKAIAMESAQRQTEQIRGSATSSEVCSVSGKRFDPCVTKVSAPVTAKEGTQKQAGSPWSTSGCFRYKGVHSPSSCPFINVQCHFCKQRGHIVRACRGKATARALAEPNSPNGKLAVGGRHKNAASDVYDVFVLSGEEPAARVEVRVNGSLLKMEVDSGAVCSVINDRTMRKLRT, encoded by the coding sequence ATGTTGCGCGACCGACAGGTGTGCGGGGTGCGAAGCGAGACTCTTCAGCGTCGGTTGCTGGCGGAGCCTGAGCTTACGTTTGCGACAGCTCGGGAGAAAGCCATTGCCATGGAATCTGCGCAGCGACAGACTGAGCAAATTCGCGGCAGTGCCACATCGTCTGAAGTATGCAGCGTGAGCGGGAAGCGTTTCGACCCATGTGTTACGAAGGTCTCTGCGCCAGTGACAGCCAAGGAGGGTACCCAGAAGCAGGCTGGTTCGCCTTGGAGCACAAGTGGATGTTTCCGCTACAAGGGTGTGCATTCACCAAGCAGTTGCCCATTCATTAATGTGCAGTGCCACTTCTGCAAGCAACGAGGGCACATAGTAAGAGCATGCAGGGGGAAGGCTACAGCTCGCGCTTTGGCTGAACCGAACTCTCCGAACGGAAAACTGGCCGTTGGAGGCCGTCACAAGAATGCTGCGTCGGACGTATACGACGTGTTCGTACTGTCTGGTGAGGAGCCAGCCGCAAGAGTGGAAGTGCGTGTCAACGGAAGTCTCCTAAAGATGGAGGTGGACTCGGGTGCCGTGTGTTCAGTCATCAACGACCGGACTATGCGGAAGCTGCGAACATAG